A single window of Paenibacillus sp. FSL H8-0537 DNA harbors:
- a CDS encoding ABC transporter substrate-binding protein yields the protein MRTKMIFIASLLVIMMAVSACGQSGAANQSKPVQTAETAAPVEEAQTRKVATVNGEVEIPVNPQRVVATYYLGELAALGIKPVGAVERQLGEASPNLAPYSEGITGIGDFPPNLEAIAALEPDLIIATDFDNIAYADYSKIAPTIVIPWSTDDVATKLRVIASFLDKDAEAEAYIQEMDAKAAKAREAIKDDISKEETVAIVRFFGKSIRVYGGRDIGYALYHSLELTPTPLIKQAMEQNPNFTSTEDVSLEKIPEYAADRIFVLVSDEEADSQYNELQKSAIWANLPAVKNNKVYKIQADKWFAYDPISINVAVEDAVRILTGEGDKK from the coding sequence ATGCGCACAAAAATGATTTTCATCGCCAGCCTGCTGGTGATTATGATGGCAGTATCGGCATGTGGACAGAGCGGGGCGGCTAATCAGAGCAAACCTGTACAAACGGCGGAGACGGCGGCTCCAGTAGAAGAAGCGCAAACCCGCAAGGTGGCCACCGTAAATGGCGAGGTGGAAATACCCGTTAACCCGCAGCGGGTTGTAGCAACCTATTATCTTGGCGAATTGGCAGCACTCGGCATTAAGCCCGTTGGTGCAGTGGAACGCCAGCTTGGGGAAGCAAGTCCCAATCTGGCTCCGTATTCGGAAGGAATTACGGGCATAGGCGATTTTCCGCCGAATTTGGAAGCCATTGCCGCGTTGGAGCCAGATTTAATTATCGCAACGGATTTTGACAATATTGCATATGCGGATTATTCCAAAATCGCTCCTACTATCGTCATCCCATGGAGTACCGATGATGTGGCAACGAAGCTGCGCGTGATTGCCTCATTTTTGGACAAGGATGCCGAGGCAGAGGCCTATATTCAGGAAATGGACGCCAAGGCGGCTAAAGCAAGAGAGGCGATAAAGGATGATATTTCTAAAGAGGAAACAGTAGCCATTGTCCGCTTTTTTGGCAAATCCATTCGAGTATATGGTGGACGCGATATTGGTTATGCTCTGTATCACAGCTTGGAATTGACGCCAACGCCACTAATCAAACAAGCGATGGAACAAAATCCAAACTTCACGAGCACGGAGGATGTATCACTGGAGAAAATCCCGGAATATGCAGCAGATCGTATTTTTGTACTAGTGTCCGATGAAGAGGCCGACAGCCAGTATAATGAATTGCAGAAATCAGCCATCTGGGCTAATCTTCCGGCAGTGAAAAATAACAAAGTATACAAAATTCAAGCTGACAAATGGTTTGCTTATGACCCTATCTCAATAAACGTCGCAGTTGAGGATGCTGTTCGCATATTGACTGGGGAAGGCGATAAAAAATGA
- a CDS encoding ribosomal protein L7/L12, protein METVEIIAVSALILSLLLLLKIVSLQRQLNEIKLELQWSNSREGMADLPRPNLTRPPLSPSMPPVSPAANIDERLLMLISAGKRIQAIKEYREVHNVGLKEAKDYVDDLERRQY, encoded by the coding sequence GTGGAGACTGTGGAAATAATCGCTGTCAGCGCCTTAATCCTGTCACTCTTGCTTCTACTAAAAATAGTCAGCCTGCAAAGGCAGCTTAATGAAATCAAATTAGAGCTTCAATGGTCGAACAGCCGGGAGGGAATGGCAGATTTACCGCGGCCAAACCTGACAAGGCCCCCATTATCTCCGTCTATGCCCCCTGTTAGTCCCGCTGCAAATATAGATGAACGCTTGCTTATGCTGATTTCCGCAGGAAAAAGAATTCAGGCAATCAAGGAATATCGGGAAGTACACAATGTCGGCCTCAAGGAAGCCAAAGATTACGTCGATGATTTGGAGAGGAGGCAATATTGA
- a CDS encoding helix-turn-helix domain-containing protein — MESEQNVLYAFKSIQQLACGPSQPEHLFQTHFHWMLIGMAGAGAVSMEHGRMELAPGTAILGNPGDCLLQAETKNGDCRVFFIEFMPLSIRMSVQDGSLVEAGAVYLQMCKHASNASELIALAEQLFSTAITHPEVAQRSLTAHTLIQQMMLWWERDHQVGLDRRWTTEQSVLAALRFMESHYTEALTREQLAEKAGIASTYFSVLCKKVSGLSPSDYLERLRVHRVSELLLQEHGHKSKLDELAHRSGFRDAWYMSKRFRKVQGMSPTMYKQAFVPERIASLEYPYTYHFIALGVMPCIARFSSSSHEVIPPDVRVKVTELPILASIESQKKWLELSKPQLIVTSSMESVQERFRSLAPVVHIPWLTLSWREHLKWIARLVAKEAAAIRYIESLDQQAEQLREKLLGRVAPGMTVSLFKIENNRCYLYGIRDAGCIFYEFLRLLPHPAIQQRLAQNPNFHSMEISMRQMADFAGDINFIILVPDVGEQNDLLRMNEHWRQFELKNERPVIYLDYREWLHYDPVHIADQLTKVMPLFQ; from the coding sequence ATGGAATCCGAGCAAAATGTGCTATATGCGTTTAAATCCATTCAACAGCTGGCTTGTGGTCCGAGCCAGCCCGAGCACTTATTCCAAACCCATTTTCATTGGATGCTGATTGGCATGGCAGGGGCTGGAGCTGTGAGCATGGAGCATGGCCGAATGGAGCTGGCCCCAGGCACGGCTATTTTAGGCAATCCGGGGGATTGCCTTTTGCAAGCCGAAACTAAAAATGGAGACTGCCGTGTCTTTTTTATAGAGTTTATGCCCCTTTCTATTAGGATGTCGGTGCAGGATGGCAGCTTAGTGGAGGCCGGGGCCGTTTATTTGCAGATGTGCAAGCATGCTTCCAATGCAAGCGAGCTTATCGCACTGGCAGAGCAGCTGTTTTCGACTGCAATCACGCATCCTGAAGTGGCACAGCGCAGCTTAACGGCACACACGCTCATTCAGCAGATGATGCTTTGGTGGGAAAGAGATCATCAAGTGGGCCTTGATCGGCGCTGGACAACCGAGCAGTCGGTTTTGGCTGCTTTGCGTTTTATGGAGTCGCATTACACCGAAGCGCTGACGAGAGAGCAATTAGCTGAAAAAGCCGGAATTGCCAGCACCTATTTCTCTGTATTATGCAAAAAAGTGTCGGGACTCAGCCCTTCTGATTATTTGGAGCGGCTTCGCGTGCATCGCGTGTCTGAGCTGCTGCTGCAAGAGCACGGGCATAAAAGCAAGCTTGATGAATTGGCGCATCGTTCCGGCTTTCGTGATGCCTGGTATATGAGCAAGCGGTTTCGCAAGGTGCAAGGGATGAGCCCGACAATGTACAAGCAAGCTTTTGTTCCAGAGCGTATAGCTTCCCTTGAGTATCCCTATACCTACCATTTCATTGCCCTCGGGGTTATGCCCTGCATCGCCCGTTTCAGCAGCAGCAGCCATGAGGTTATCCCGCCTGACGTTCGCGTTAAGGTGACGGAGCTGCCTATACTTGCCTCGATCGAAAGCCAGAAAAAATGGCTGGAACTAAGCAAGCCCCAGCTCATTGTGACCAGCAGCATGGAGAGCGTACAGGAGAGATTTCGCTCGCTGGCCCCAGTTGTTCATATTCCTTGGCTAACGTTGAGCTGGCGGGAGCATTTGAAATGGATTGCACGTCTGGTTGCAAAGGAAGCCGCAGCAATTCGTTATATCGAGTCATTGGATCAGCAGGCCGAGCAGCTTCGCGAAAAGCTGCTCGGCAGGGTTGCTCCAGGTATGACGGTCAGCCTGTTTAAGATCGAAAATAACCGCTGCTACTTATATGGCATAAGGGATGCCGGATGCATTTTTTATGAATTTCTCCGCCTGCTGCCGCATCCGGCCATTCAGCAGCGTTTGGCCCAAAATCCTAACTTTCATAGCATGGAAATTTCGATGCGGCAAATGGCCGATTTTGCTGGCGATATCAATTTTATTATTTTGGTGCCCGATGTGGGCGAGCAAAATGATTTGCTGCGAATGAATGAGCATTGGCGGCAGTTTGAACTGAAAAATGAGAGACCGGTTATTTATTTGGATTACCGCGAGTGGCTGCACTATGATCCCGTTCATATCGCCGATCAACTCACGAAAGTGATGCCATTGTTTCAATGA
- a CDS encoding MFS transporter, whose protein sequence is MRSHPIYFLRMTGLLDGISLLVLLGIAMPLKYIWGFDKAVTIVGSIHGGIFCLYAAAILYAAIRVKWSLLWSAAAVIAAFVPFGNFVLDWKLKKVQANYSLRTFNYAVLVYSIVFFSFFDLFSQLPVMSTFAASVGASSFIVGFVIGLYSLSNTLGNILSGILTDRIGPFKLLMAGLVLSSCALLLYHFVEEPLFLIIVRIIHGFVAGLIVPAAFTFSANTTINNQQGKKVAFTGTFVGLAAIIGPAFSGIMASKTSVPFVFTCVAVLGFALAILSAIFLSKYKISKKEKGEAAVPLSGSVWNAGVIKAYGGAFFLMFSQGVIAYLLPLHVQSLGYDSRLSGTLMSTFGIIAVLIFVLPTNRIFDRVAPSITMALGIGLMGISQLLISQSTTTLTLYSVLGLYGVGFAFLFPSINTMLIRATPAELRGKAYGYFYACFSLGVVVGSSLLGWLPFGTLQGFMFTGAVLLLFAAFVALSGKKDRALSY, encoded by the coding sequence GTGCGGTCACATCCAATCTATTTTTTACGTATGACAGGTTTGTTAGATGGTATTTCTTTATTAGTATTGCTAGGCATCGCCATGCCCTTGAAATATATTTGGGGGTTCGATAAAGCCGTCACGATAGTGGGAAGCATTCACGGGGGGATTTTCTGTTTATATGCAGCAGCTATCCTTTATGCCGCCATTCGGGTGAAGTGGAGCCTGCTATGGTCTGCCGCTGCCGTCATCGCCGCTTTTGTGCCATTCGGCAACTTTGTGCTCGACTGGAAACTGAAGAAGGTCCAGGCTAATTACAGCTTACGGACGTTTAACTACGCTGTGCTCGTATACAGCATTGTGTTTTTTTCCTTCTTCGATTTATTTTCCCAGCTTCCAGTCATGAGCACATTTGCGGCCTCCGTCGGAGCCAGCTCGTTTATTGTAGGCTTCGTCATTGGGCTGTATTCGTTATCCAATACGCTCGGCAACATTTTATCGGGCATTTTGACGGATCGGATTGGGCCCTTCAAGCTATTAATGGCCGGGCTCGTGTTATCCAGCTGTGCACTGCTGCTTTATCATTTTGTAGAAGAACCCTTATTCCTGATCATCGTTCGAATTATTCACGGCTTTGTCGCCGGATTAATCGTCCCTGCTGCCTTCACCTTCTCGGCCAATACGACGATCAACAATCAACAAGGCAAAAAGGTCGCCTTTACCGGTACCTTTGTTGGACTAGCTGCTATTATCGGCCCTGCTTTCAGCGGCATCATGGCTAGCAAAACGTCCGTGCCCTTCGTTTTTACATGCGTAGCTGTACTGGGCTTTGCTCTTGCGATTTTGTCGGCCATTTTTCTTAGCAAATATAAAATTTCGAAGAAAGAGAAGGGCGAGGCTGCGGTTCCGTTATCAGGCTCGGTTTGGAATGCTGGAGTGATCAAAGCGTATGGGGGCGCCTTTTTCCTCATGTTCTCTCAAGGCGTTATCGCTTACTTGCTGCCTTTGCATGTGCAGTCCTTAGGCTATGATTCAAGATTAAGCGGCACATTAATGAGCACATTTGGCATCATTGCTGTACTTATCTTTGTGCTTCCGACCAACCGTATTTTTGACCGCGTTGCCCCGTCCATCACGATGGCGCTAGGCATTGGCTTAATGGGAATAAGCCAGCTGCTCATTAGCCAATCAACGACGACACTAACGCTTTATAGCGTGCTCGGCCTATACGGAGTAGGCTTCGCCTTCCTGTTTCCATCGATAAACACAATGCTTATTAGAGCCACACCAGCTGAGCTGCGCGGAAAAGCGTACGGCTACTTCTACGCCTGCTTCTCCTTAGGAGTCGTGGTCGGATCTTCCTTGCTGGGCTGGCTGCCCTTTGGTACCCTTCAAGGATTTATGTTCACAGGAGCCGTCCTGCTGCTTTTTGCAGCTTTTGTTGCTTTGAGTGGCAAAAAAGATCGTGCGTTGAGCTACTAG
- a CDS encoding NAD(P)/FAD-dependent oxidoreductase: MTKELELYDVTIIGGGPAGLYASFYSGMRDMKTKLIEAKGELGGRLLIYPEKMIWDVGGLKPTRCEQLIAQLIEQAQTFDPTIVLGQQITNLERLEDGTMSVTSDTGEQHHTRTLILALGYGVAKVAKLELEGVSRFEVTNLHYTVTDLQSFQGKRVLLSGGGDTAVDWAMELESIAASVTVVHRRERLGGHEKNARYVEESSIHVFKPFAIAQLHGHGDAIEAVTIARTDANGELTEDTQRLEVDAVIVNHGQLSDFGPIVDWGLDMGQWSIAVDEKMGTNLPGIFAAGDTASFPNKLYLIAGAFNDAAIAVNGAKLYLEPKAPSMAYVSSHNAKFNERNKALLNKECD; encoded by the coding sequence ATGACAAAGGAACTGGAGTTATATGATGTCACGATTATCGGCGGCGGGCCGGCAGGCTTGTATGCCTCATTTTATAGTGGAATGCGGGATATGAAGACGAAGCTGATTGAGGCGAAGGGGGAGCTTGGCGGAAGGCTGCTGATTTACCCGGAAAAAATGATTTGGGATGTCGGCGGGCTGAAGCCTACCCGTTGCGAGCAATTGATTGCTCAGCTTATCGAGCAAGCACAAACCTTTGATCCAACCATTGTGCTCGGCCAGCAAATTACGAATCTCGAGCGGCTGGAAGACGGGACGATGAGCGTTACTTCGGACACGGGGGAACAGCATCATACGCGTACGCTTATTTTGGCGCTTGGGTATGGAGTAGCGAAAGTGGCAAAGCTGGAACTGGAAGGCGTGAGTCGCTTCGAGGTGACGAATTTGCACTATACGGTGACGGATTTACAAAGCTTTCAAGGCAAACGCGTGCTGCTCTCTGGTGGCGGCGATACAGCGGTGGATTGGGCGATGGAGCTTGAGTCTATCGCTGCCAGCGTTACAGTGGTACATCGGCGCGAGCGTCTCGGCGGACATGAGAAAAATGCGAGATACGTAGAGGAGTCCTCCATTCATGTATTCAAGCCATTTGCTATTGCACAGCTGCATGGCCATGGGGATGCGATTGAAGCGGTCACTATCGCACGTACAGATGCAAATGGCGAGCTGACGGAGGATACGCAGCGCTTAGAAGTCGATGCTGTCATCGTCAATCATGGCCAGCTCAGCGATTTTGGACCAATTGTAGACTGGGGCCTGGATATGGGGCAATGGAGCATTGCGGTCGACGAGAAAATGGGGACGAATTTGCCCGGCATTTTTGCAGCGGGAGATACTGCGAGCTTTCCCAATAAGCTGTATTTAATTGCTGGAGCTTTTAATGATGCGGCGATTGCAGTCAATGGAGCCAAGCTTTATTTGGAGCCGAAAGCGCCTTCTATGGCCTATGTTTCTTCGCATAACGCAAAGTTTAATGAGCGGAATAAAGCGCTTCTGAATAAAGAGTGCGATTAG
- a CDS encoding NAD(P)-dependent alcohol dehydrogenase, which produces MKAVFCTKYGAPEVLQVKEVNKPAPQDDEILIKVYATSVTSGDCRVRGFKSPFLYRLPMRLFLGITRPRQPILGVELAGEVEAVGKHVTKFNIGDTVYAFTGMRFGAHAQYVCLSEMDLVTHKPANISYEEAAAVLFGGSTALHFFRKGHLQSGQKVLIYGASGAVGTSAVQLAKHFGAEVTAVCSTSNVEWVRVLGADYVIDYALQDFTKTGERYDIILDAVGKTSKTHARKALAPNGKFVSVEGQGVARVRVEDLLFLKELIEDGELKGVVDRSYPLEQIAEAHRYVDQGHKKGNVVIAMQ; this is translated from the coding sequence ATGAAAGCTGTATTTTGCACAAAGTATGGAGCACCGGAGGTTTTACAAGTCAAGGAAGTGAATAAGCCGGCTCCGCAGGACGATGAAATTTTAATCAAGGTGTATGCGACCTCTGTGACATCAGGGGATTGCCGAGTTCGCGGCTTTAAAAGTCCGTTTTTATATCGGCTCCCCATGCGGCTCTTCCTTGGAATAACGCGACCAAGACAGCCGATTTTAGGCGTGGAGCTTGCCGGAGAGGTTGAAGCGGTCGGCAAGCACGTGACAAAATTCAATATCGGCGATACCGTGTACGCGTTCACAGGTATGCGTTTTGGCGCCCATGCGCAATATGTCTGTCTCTCGGAAATGGACCTGGTTACGCATAAGCCAGCCAACATTTCTTATGAGGAAGCTGCTGCTGTCCTATTTGGCGGGTCGACGGCGCTGCATTTTTTTCGCAAGGGGCATTTGCAAAGCGGTCAAAAGGTGCTGATTTATGGTGCTTCCGGAGCGGTAGGTACGTCCGCAGTCCAGCTTGCCAAGCATTTTGGAGCCGAAGTGACAGCAGTATGCAGCACCTCTAATGTGGAATGGGTGCGGGTACTCGGCGCAGATTACGTCATTGATTATGCGTTGCAGGATTTTACAAAAACAGGCGAGCGTTACGATATCATCCTTGATGCGGTGGGCAAAACCTCGAAGACGCATGCCAGAAAAGCGCTGGCGCCGAATGGCAAATTCGTATCGGTAGAAGGTCAGGGAGTTGCGAGGGTGCGTGTGGAGGATTTGCTGTTTCTGAAGGAATTAATTGAAGACGGCGAGCTCAAAGGCGTAGTCGACCGGAGCTACCCGCTGGAGCAAATCGCCGAGGCGCATCGCTATGTGGATCAAGGACATAAAAAAGGCAATGTGGTCATCGCTATGCAGTAG